From Rudanella lutea DSM 19387, a single genomic window includes:
- a CDS encoding RNA polymerase sigma factor — MRFSAQVPSDAQWIDELRAGGIRRRQAENRLYDQYAYFIREGARKHRLDEEQTATAYADALLALIDQVVSGRFEGRSSLKTYLYSLFSNKCVDQIRRKTTNRESVHGGIELDGALLQLPDESRSVVQQLIAQYDAGQLRQRLRLLGEKCQSMLLAWGDGFSDEDIALQQGYNSSAVAKTSRLRCLEKLRELYRT, encoded by the coding sequence ATGCGGTTTTCTGCCCAGGTGCCTTCCGATGCCCAATGGATTGACGAACTCCGCGCGGGGGGTATCCGACGCCGACAGGCCGAAAACAGGTTGTACGACCAATACGCGTACTTTATCCGCGAAGGCGCGCGCAAACACCGGCTCGACGAAGAGCAAACCGCTACGGCCTATGCTGATGCCCTGCTGGCTCTGATTGATCAGGTTGTTTCGGGCCGGTTCGAAGGGCGGTCGTCGCTCAAGACCTATCTCTACAGTCTTTTTTCCAACAAATGTGTTGACCAGATTCGTCGGAAAACGACTAATCGGGAAAGTGTGCACGGGGGCATCGAACTGGACGGTGCTTTGCTGCAACTCCCCGACGAATCCCGCTCGGTGGTGCAGCAACTGATTGCGCAGTACGATGCCGGCCAATTGCGGCAACGGCTACGGTTGCTGGGCGAAAAATGCCAGTCGATGTTGCTGGCGTGGGGCGATGGCTTTTCGGATGAAGACATTGCCCTCCAGCAAGGGTACAACTCGTCGGCCGTGGCCAAAACCAGTCGGCTACGTTGTCTGGAAAAACTGCGGGAACTCTACCGAACCTAA
- a CDS encoding AAA family ATPase, whose amino-acid sequence MFSHGLVFGKFMPVHTGHLALIDFALKQCERLTVSMSITPDDPIPPTLRERWLRTLLADRPQIEVVVVDDDFHDPTLPLYEATKSWARFIRQRFPAVDAFFCSEAYGAPLSEHLQRPCVLFDPGREGIPVSATQIRAHPFRYWDFIPAVVRPYFTKRVCLYGPESVGKTTTGRQLADHYQTAFVHEVARDLITDNQFSLDDIVRIGYAQTEAVLQAQERANKVLICDTDVITTGLYSEIYLNEIPPVLSELEKRVTYDLYFLLDIDVPWVADGLRDLGHRRQEMFDRFKAALDTRNIAYVRVAGDWATRWKTLTAAIDALLEAET is encoded by the coding sequence ATGTTTTCCCACGGTTTGGTTTTCGGTAAGTTCATGCCGGTGCATACGGGGCACCTTGCCCTGATCGACTTTGCCCTGAAACAATGTGAGCGGCTTACGGTATCCATGAGCATTACCCCCGACGATCCGATTCCGCCCACCCTGCGCGAACGCTGGTTACGTACCCTGCTTGCCGACCGCCCGCAAATAGAGGTGGTGGTGGTAGATGACGATTTCCATGACCCGACCCTGCCGCTGTACGAAGCTACTAAAAGCTGGGCGCGGTTTATCCGGCAACGGTTTCCGGCTGTGGATGCCTTTTTCTGCTCAGAAGCGTACGGCGCCCCCTTGTCCGAGCACCTGCAACGGCCGTGCGTCCTGTTCGATCCCGGTCGGGAGGGGATTCCGGTTTCGGCCACGCAGATTCGGGCACACCCGTTTCGGTACTGGGACTTTATTCCGGCCGTGGTGCGCCCCTACTTTACCAAACGGGTTTGTTTGTACGGTCCCGAAAGCGTCGGTAAAACCACTACCGGCCGCCAACTGGCCGACCATTACCAAACGGCTTTTGTCCATGAGGTAGCCCGCGACCTGATTACCGACAACCAGTTTTCTCTCGACGATATTGTCCGGATTGGCTACGCCCAAACCGAGGCTGTACTACAGGCGCAGGAGCGAGCCAATAAGGTGCTCATCTGCGATACCGACGTTATCACGACGGGCCTGTATTCCGAGATATACCTGAACGAGATTCCGCCCGTTTTATCCGAACTGGAAAAACGGGTCACCTACGACCTGTATTTTCTGCTTGATATTGATGTGCCCTGGGTGGCCGACGGGTTGCGGGATCTGGGGCACCGGCGGCAGGAGATGTTTGACCGGTTCAAAGCCGCTCTGGATACACGAAATATCGCGTACGTGCGGGTTGCGGGCGATTGGGCTACCCGCTGGAAAACGCTAACGGCCGCAATTGATGCGTTGTTGGAAGCTGAGACGTAA
- a CDS encoding pseudouridine synthase — protein sequence MYYLIYKPYLMLSQFSKEGDKPTLADLPVTLARDVYPVGRLDADSEGLLLLTSDTALNHRLLNPRFRHERTYWVQVEGAITDEALARLASGVRISVDGKPYDTLPARVERIEGAEERLPPRNPPIRYRANIPTTWIALTLHEGKNRQVRRMTAAVGFPTLRLVRWAIEGLTADGMQPGEVRTLSRADLKAAHVL from the coding sequence ATGTATTACCTTATTTACAAGCCCTACCTGATGCTGTCGCAGTTTTCGAAAGAAGGCGACAAACCCACGCTGGCCGATTTGCCCGTTACCCTGGCCCGGGATGTGTACCCGGTCGGGCGGCTCGATGCCGATTCGGAAGGGCTCTTGTTGCTGACGAGCGATACCGCCCTGAATCACCGGCTGCTTAACCCCCGGTTTCGGCACGAGCGGACGTATTGGGTGCAGGTGGAGGGGGCTATTACCGACGAAGCCCTGGCACGGCTGGCCTCCGGGGTGCGTATCAGCGTTGATGGGAAACCGTACGATACCCTGCCCGCCCGGGTCGAGCGAATTGAAGGAGCGGAGGAACGGCTACCCCCGCGCAACCCACCTATCCGGTACCGGGCTAATATTCCAACCACCTGGATTGCCCTGACCCTGCACGAAGGCAAAAACCGGCAGGTGCGCCGGATGACAGCCGCTGTGGGTTTTCCGACTCTACGGCTGGTACGCTGGGCTATTGAAGGACTGACTGCCGATGGCATGCAGCCGGGCGAGGTACGGACCCTGAGCCGGGCCGACCTTAAAGCCGCCCACGTGCTTTAA
- a CDS encoding sensor histidine kinase has protein sequence MNGMPAYGTLRVFLDGMLGMMVLYALLSYVQQRKAIYWQYALYILCMVITFRLDDSDYASADYAPGANYVVALLESVAFILYIRFAILLINIPQKDPFSYRLMRLMTALLVVGAVLDTGLWLAGVSDALRSLLYTVNRFILAAVALVVVPRIVRLRQPVISYFIVGSFFFVSGCVFALCINFIPALFTRQAGNPFTFPVTYIQIGVVLEVLCFTLGLARLNNQNELEKQQIQAQLIEQLQENERKQQKLQQIRDDIARDLHDELGADLGGIGMLAMAATRQLRHESTGEIRSSRSTAEEAVLPETDTAVSDKLTLISQASRRVVVTMREIIWNLNSIHDTLQNLAFRLEETARNLLGGRAITLDIQLPSPDTDLPLPAEYRRDLFLLFKEALHNLIRHAEATEVQIRLSLDRSLPGEPRIELFIRDNGKGFLPQQLGRGGNGVRSMQQRAQSLSGTLDIDSGPGRGTTLRFVGPLREK, from the coding sequence ATGAACGGGATGCCGGCCTATGGTACGCTTCGGGTTTTTCTCGACGGGATGTTGGGAATGATGGTGCTGTATGCGCTACTCTCCTACGTGCAACAGCGGAAAGCTATTTACTGGCAGTATGCGCTGTACATTCTCTGCATGGTGATTACGTTTCGGCTCGACGACTCCGATTATGCCTCGGCTGATTATGCCCCCGGTGCCAACTATGTGGTAGCCCTGCTGGAATCCGTCGCGTTTATCCTATATATACGCTTCGCCATTCTGCTGATCAATATCCCCCAGAAAGATCCGTTCAGCTACCGGCTGATGCGGCTGATGACCGCACTCCTGGTAGTTGGGGCGGTGCTCGATACGGGGCTTTGGCTTGCGGGCGTTTCCGATGCCCTGCGGAGTCTACTTTACACCGTTAACCGATTCATTCTCGCGGCTGTAGCTTTGGTGGTTGTGCCCCGGATTGTGCGGTTGCGGCAGCCGGTTATTTCCTATTTTATTGTCGGCTCGTTCTTTTTTGTCAGTGGGTGTGTGTTTGCGCTCTGCATCAACTTTATCCCCGCCCTTTTTACCCGACAAGCAGGAAATCCGTTTACCTTTCCGGTGACTTACATACAGATTGGGGTTGTCCTCGAAGTGCTGTGCTTTACCCTCGGGCTTGCCCGACTTAATAATCAGAACGAACTCGAAAAGCAGCAGATTCAGGCCCAACTGATCGAGCAGCTTCAGGAAAACGAACGCAAGCAGCAGAAGCTCCAGCAAATCCGCGACGACATTGCCCGCGACCTGCATGATGAACTCGGGGCTGACCTGGGCGGTATCGGTATGCTCGCGATGGCGGCTACCCGGCAGCTGCGGCATGAGTCAACGGGGGAGATCCGTTCTTCCCGCTCGACTGCGGAGGAGGCCGTACTTCCCGAGACCGATACCGCCGTTTCGGACAAGCTCACGCTCATCAGTCAGGCATCCCGGCGGGTGGTGGTTACCATGCGCGAAATCATCTGGAACCTCAATTCCATACACGACACCCTACAGAATCTGGCGTTTCGGCTCGAAGAAACCGCCCGAAATCTGTTGGGTGGACGGGCCATTACGCTCGATATTCAGTTGCCGTCGCCGGATACCGACCTACCGCTCCCGGCCGAGTACCGGCGAGACCTGTTTTTGCTGTTCAAAGAAGCGCTTCACAACCTGATTCGTCATGCCGAGGCCACGGAAGTACAGATTCGGCTCTCGCTCGACCGCTCGCTACCGGGCGAACCCCGGATTGAGCTATTCATCCGGGATAATGGCAAAGGATTTTTGCCCCAGCAGCTGGGGCGGGGCGGCAATGGGGTACGTAGTATGCAACAGCGGGCGCAGTCGTTGTCGGGTACGCTCGATATTGATTCAGGGCCGGGTCGGGGCACTACGCTCCGGTTTGTCGGGCCCCTTCGCGAGAAGTAG